The Desulfuribacillus stibiiarsenatis genome segment AAAACCACAATTGTATGGACTGGATGAAGCTTATGTCAACAGTCGCTTGCTATATGAATATACACCAAACATGATGGAATGGGTGGTAAGTTTTGGACTAATTTCGATTGTAGTACTATTATTTAGTTGGGCTTTAAACCTACTACCAATTATGGAGAATAAGGAGGTTGAACATAGCTATGAACAAACAGCCGAAAGAGTGCACGCTATCTAGACGCGATTTTTTCAAGACAAGTGCTTTTTTAGGTGGAACTGGATTCCTAGCAACAACTTTTCCGCTAGCCACGAAAAGTTATGCTAGCCAGTTAACATCTAAAAACGAATATCCATATACAAATTCAGAGAACATACTATACTCATCTTGTTTGCAATGTACAACGGCTTGTAGTATAAAGACAAAAATTCATGATGGTGTAGTTATGAAGATTGACGGAAACCCGTATAGTCCCATGACATTCGCTAAAAACATACCATACGAATTATCACCTGAAGACGTGACTCATATAGATGGCAAGTTATGTGCTAAAGGGCAAGCAGGGATTCAACATGTTTATGACCCTTACCGTGTCAGAAAGGTATTAAAAAGAAATGGCCCTAGAGGCTCTAATGAATGGATTACAATTCCATTCGATCAAGCTATCGAGGAAATTGTCAATGGTGGCAAACTCTTTAGTGCCATCGGAGAAGATAGAGAAGTAGAAGGTCTGAAAGATATTTACACTCTAAGAGACGCCAAAGTTGCGAAAGAAATGGCAGCGGATATTGCTAAGATACGAAAAAAAGAAATGACTGTAAAAGAGTTTCAAGATAAGCATCGTGACAATCTGCACGTTTTAATCGATCCTGAACACCCAGATAAAGGGCCGAAAAACAACCAATTCTTATTCCAGGTTGGTAGAATACACAACGGTCGCAAAGAATTCACAACTCGATTTGTAAAAGATTCATTTGGGAGTGTCAACTGGATTGAGAAAACTACTCTTTGTAGTCAAACAGTTAATAAGGCTTGGACTAAATCAACAAGCACATTTGAAAATGGCAAATGGACTGGTGGAGTTAAAACACCGCGTCCTGATCATGCGAATACGGAATTTTTAATTGTATTCGGCTCAATAATATTTGAAGCAAACTATGGACCTGTTCAACAATCGGAGCCAATTACAGAAGGTCTAGAAAGTGGACGATTGAAACTAGCAGTTGTTGATCCACGAATGACAAAAGTTGCGTCAAAAGCTTGGAAATGGGTTCCAATGAAACCAGGTGGTGACGGAGCATTTGGACTTGGTATGATTCGTTGGATTCTAGAAAATGAAAGATATGATAAGAACTTTCTACAAAATTCAACTGCGGCAGCGGCAAAGGCTGCGGGAGAGCCAGGCCTTAGCGATGCTACCTATTTAGTAAAAATTGAAGGAGGACGCGCCACAAAACAACTCAGAGCTGATGAAATTGGAATTGGGACAAAAGATCAGTTAGTTGTTCTAGTGGATGGTAAGCCTGTAGCAGTCAATCCGAATGATTCAGAACAGATTATTCGAGGAGAATTATTTGTAGATGCGTTATTAGAAACAGGCATTCAAGTTAAAACACCGTTGCAACTAATTAAGGAACAAGCGTATTCAAAGTCTGTTGTAGAATGGGCTGAGATTGCTGGCGCAGAAGAGAAAGATATCGTTGAGCTTGCACGTGAGTTTACATCTTACGGGAAAAAAGCATGTGTTGAATTTAATCGTGGTGTTTACAAGCACACTAACGGCTGGCATGCTGCACAAGCATTAATAGCATTAAACATTCTCATTGGAAATTTTGACTGGAAGGGCGGTACGGCACGTCCTGGTGGCGGCTGGACTTACGATGGTAGTAAAGAAGGACAACAATATCCTATAGGTAAGTTGCATACCAATAAACTTTCGAGCTTTGGGATTCCGATCACGAAAGAAGGCTGGCAGTACGAAGAATCAACCCTATTTAGTGGCTACCCAGCGAAGCGTCCTTGGTACCCATTTAGTGGAAACGTTGCGCAAGAAACGTGGCCAGCCATTAACGATGAATACCCATACCCGATGAAAGCTGTATTAATAAGCTCGCATACACCTATATATTCAATTCCTGGTGGGCAAGCACAATTAAAGACATTGTTAGATGTGAAAAAAGTTCCTTTATTAATTTCTTGTGATATCGTAATTGGTGATACAAGTATGTATGCGGACTATATTTTCCCAGATGTAACATATTTAGAGCGTTGGGGAACTCCTCAGCAATCGCATCATACTCGTGTACGATCAAGTCACGTAAGACAGCCAGTCATTGCTCCACTAACGGATACAACAACTGTTTTCGGAGAAGAAGTACCGTTGTGTTTAGAATCGCTAATGATGGCTGTGGCAGAAAAACTGAATCTATCAGGTTTTGGTAAAGATGCATTTGCAAAAGGATCCGGTTTGTATCGCCCTGAGGATTATTACTTCAAGTTAATAACAAACATCGCCTATGGAAATGGTCCTGGGGATGAAGTACCAGATGCGAATGAAACAGAAATGGAATTATTCCGAAAAACTCGAAGCTTTTTCCCGAAATATGTGTTTGATGAGGATCGTTGGAAAAAAACGATAACAGCAGAAGAGTGGAAAAAGTTCGTCTATATCATGAATCGCGGTGGAAGATTTCAATCCTATCAAGACTCATACGACGGTGATTTCATAAAGAGTAAATTCAAATATACGAGATTTTATATAGAAGATGTAGCCAATGCAAGACATTCAATGACGGGCGAATACTTCTATGGCTATCCAATCTATGAGCCAATCAAAGATTCGATGGGTAATGAAGTAAAAGATCAAGAACAATTCCAACTTGTCACCTATAAGGAGGCATGGGGAACACAATCGAGAACTATTTCAAACTACTGGGGTCAATTGAGCATTTTACCTGAAAATTACGTGGTTATGAATAAAATGGATGCTGATGCATTAAATATTTCTGACGGCGATATGGTTAGAGTAACTTCTACAAGTAATCCAGAAGGAACACACTTGCTAGATAATGAAAAATCTAGACCAATCGTAGGTAAAGTTCAAGCGATTCAAGGAATCCGTCCAGGTGTAATAGGGATTTCTACACACTTTGGTCATTGGGGCTATGGTTCAAATGACGTAAATGTAGATAATCAGGTAATTAAAGGAGACGCGCGCAGAGGACTGGGAATCCATCCAAATCCGTTGTTTAGATTGGATGAGCATCTGAACGGAACTCCCCTGAGTGAGCCAATTGGTGGTAGTGTATCGTTCTTTGATTCACGTGTTAACATAAGAAAAGTTTAACGTATAAAGCCGTGAGTATGATCCCCTCTAACTCTAGCTTTAAATAATAAAAATACAGCGACAAACATAAGCACTTCCTTTATGGGTAGCGTCTAGTTTGTAGGCTGTATTTTTTTGATAATTACTCTTTGAACCAAGTAGCAACAAGGAACCCCGCATTACTATCAGGATATTTCCCGCTTCGTGCTAATTCTATTTCTTTCAGATCGTGTATATCGGTATCTTTCATATTGATTAATTCGTTAGGATGAAGCATTAAACCATATGAATACTTAGGTGTTTTATGATAAAAAAAATCAATGTCCGTCTTCGTATAAAACTTCGCTTTAGAGAAAATGCTGTCAGGATTTTGCCCTTGATCGAGATATAAAAGGCCCCAAGGACTTTCTTTCTGGATGCAACCTATAGAGATGCGTCCACCTTTTTTGACAACTCTCATGGCTTCTGTAATAACTTTTTTTGGGTTTTGTACAAATTCGATAACCGTGTTGCCAATTACATAATCAAAAGTATCATTATCAAAAGGAAGAAGAGAGATATCAGCAATTTGATATTTTACACTGAGATGAGGGTATTGAAGTATTTTTGAATTTGCGACATCGATCATTGCTTGAGAAATATCAATTCCAGTTACTTGCAATCCTTTTTCTGCGAAATACATAGATATAATTCCAGTTCCACAACCAAGGTCTAAACATGTTTGTCCTTCAGTTGGCTGTAAAGCATGCCATAATAATTCTTTCTCGACCGTATACACAAATCCACCAATTGCATGTTCTAACCAAATATCGTAGTTGCTTGCAACTTTATCAAACGCACTCATTTTTGGACCTCCTTTTATAGTTTTTGGGACTCTATACCAATCTTGCATAGATAATATTAGAAATTTGCATTTTCTAGTAACAGAACTTACGTGATATAGTACGCAATAATAGATACATTGTAGCTCTAATAATAAAATATCACATCAATAACTCGTCTAACAAATGATATATTTTGAGAGTCTATAATTATAAAATAAGAGGTGGTTGCATGATAAACCCATGAGTAGTGAAAGAACAGATCGTGTACGATCCCAGTGATTCAAGATGGATAAAAAATTGTATTCAAATAATGCCTGTTTCAAAACATGTGCTTTTAACATTTGATGATGGGCCTAGTCGCCAACTTATACCGATATTAAATATATTAAAAGAGAAACGCGTGAGAGCCATGTTTTTCTGGAATACTAAGTTGCTATACAAGGAACGGCCATGGCAAAGAGTAATACGAGAAGGGCATATCATAGCTACTCATTGTCATAGCCATAAAAAATTAGATAATTTAACAAAAGAGCAACAGTATAAACAAATTAAAACGAGCATTACAATACTAGAAGATATTACAAGAATCAAGGTGAAATATTTTAGACCTCCATATGGTAGATTCAATGAAGATACTATGGTAATTTTACGAGATTTAAATGTTCTACCTGTAATGTGGGATATTTCCTCTTGTGACTGGATTAATAAGGAAGCACCCGAGAACATTATTTGTAATGTGATTAGTCATATTTCTGATGGTTCGATTATCCTTTTACATGAATTAAAACAAACGGTTACTATTCTTCCTCGGCTTATCGATGAAATCCGAAAACAAGGGTTTCATTTTACGCTACTCTAATAGAAAAATAAACTGTCTAAATGAGATGATTTTATGTTTGAAGGCACCTGAGGCATATCAGGACCTTTTTTATTTACAAAAGAGTAGGGGAAACCCTACCATCAAATAAGGATGACCCCACATTTTCTTCAAGATTGCAAGGCGTTATACTAAATATGAAGGCAAATTCATAATTTGGATTGCCAATTGAGGAGGTGTGGGAATGAAAAATAAGCTAGTCTTGAATAGAAGAAAATTTCTTCATGCTACTAGTGGTGTTTTATTAACAGGTGCTGCTTTAACGGTTTCAGGTTGCGAGCTCGAGGAACAAGTTCCAATCAAAGCACATTGTGGAATGATTATGGATGCTTCAAAATGCATAGGTTGTATGGCTTGTGTAGCGGCATGTAAATCTGAAAATAACGTACCATTGGGAGTTAGCAGAACAAGAGTAGTAGATGGAGAGCAGGGTAGCTATCCTAATGGAAATCGAATCTTCAAACCAGAATTATGCAACCAATGCGAGAATGCTCCATGTATTGAGCCTTGTCCCGTGGGCGCAACTTTTAAAAACGAGCGCGGGTTAGTAGTGATTGACCAAACCAAATGCATTTCCTGTGGACTATGCGTACAGGCATGTCCATACAGTGCTAGGTTTATTCACAAAATGGCGAATTCAGCAGACAAATGTGATTTATGTGAAAAAAGAAGACAGCAAGGTTTAATGCCGGCTTGTGCTGAAGTATGTACAACAGCTGCAAGAATATTTGGTAAAGTCACTGATAAAGATACAAAGTTTGCGCAACTATTAAAAAGATCGGACCTAAGTGTAGCTAAGCCGGAACTGAATACAAAACCACAAATTTATTATATTGGAATATAGATTAGGAGGTGAATGTAGTGACTAACGATAATAAAGAATTTGAAATCGAAAAAGAAACAACAGATAAAGATAGGGCTTCGAGAAAAGATTTTTTGAAGAAAGCTGGGATGGCAGGTCTTGCTGGAGCGGCAACATTGGCAACAAGCACTTTTCCGGTAAGAGCCAATCAGGATAGAAAAGCAAACAAAAAATTAGATTCGATAGGTACTGAGTTAGATCACAATGTAAGAAACGTATACACAAATTGTCTAGGCTGTGATCATCGCTGTGGGGTACGTGTCCGTGTAGAAGATGATAGAATTACTAGAGTCCAAGGCAATCCGTACAGCCCACAGAATATGGCGTTTGACGAGATTGAATATGCAACTCCTGCTAAGGAATCTTTAAAAAAGGCTGGTAGGATATGTTTAAAAGGTGGATCAGCAGCACACGTAGCGCATGATCCTTATAGAATTATTAAACCTTTAAAAAGAAAAGGTCCAAGGGGATCTGATCAGTGGGAAGTTATCTCTTGGAATCAATTAATTGAAGAAGTAGTAGAAGGTGGTAAGCTTTTTAAACATATTGGAGAAGATCGACATGTTGAAGGATTAAGAGAGGTTAGAAGTTTCGATCCGGTTGACCCATTACAACCAGAATTAGGCCCTAAGGCAAACCAAGTACTCTTTGCCAATGGCGGTGGAGGTTATCAGCAACCTAGACCAGGACTCATTACTCGTTGGACTGATTCATATGGAACTATTAACTATGTGGATCACACAGATGCATGTCAGCTAGGATGGTATATGGGATTCCGCTTTGCCAATGATTTCAAAGCAGATAACTGGCGTCCTGATTATATTAATGCGAAATTCATTATGACAATGGGTATTACTGTGTTTACAGGCGGAAAGCCTGGGTTAATAGGTATCTCATCTCTAGCTACAAAACGGGTAGAAGAAGGTCAACTTAAAATGGTAACTATCGATCCTAAGGCACCAAGAACGAAGTTGGCAAAATGGGTTCCAGTTAAGCCAGGTAGAGATATGTCGATACTGTTAGGTATGACTCGTTGGATTTTTGAAAATGGAAAGTTCGATACCAAATTCCTTGAGAATACTTCCGAAAAAGCTGCCAAAGCTGATAAGGAAAAGACTTATTCAGGAGCGACTTATCTGGTTATGCCGGAAAAACGTCGCCATGTGCGAGGTAAAGATATCGGTTATAGTGGGGACGATGCAGAAAAATATGTTGTTCTAGATCCACAAACCAAAGAAATGAAATTATTTGACCAAGTTGATCATGGAGAACTCTTCTATACAGGAGAATTGGAACTTGAAGGCAAAAAAACTCAAGTCAAGACGGGACTGACTGTTTGGAAAGAACTGACATATGAGCATACGCTTGATGAATATGCAGAAGATGCTGGTGTATCTAAAGCTACAATCATAGAATTAGCAACAGAGTTTACAAGTTATGGTAAACAGGCAGCTACTGATAGCTATAGAGGGCTTGGACATCAGCCAGGTGGCGCATACATTGGTTGGGCAATGTGGATGATGAACAACCTAATTGGGAATATCGGCCATAAAGGCGGACTTGTAAAAGCTGGAGGAAACTTTGATTATACAAAAGGTTATTATGATCTTAAGCTGTCAGGAGCTCCTAAAAAAGAGGGAGTAAGACTTGATAGAAGACAGTTTGAATATGAGAACACAACGGAATATAAGAATTTAGTCGCCGCTAACAAAAATCCATACCCATCAAAGCTGCCTTGGTATCCGCTGAATATACGAGGTGGTGCATGGTGTGAAATGTTTATGGGTGCAGATCATAAGTATCCATATCCAGCAAAGATTGCAATCACGTATTGGGCTGATTTAGTTTATAATAGCCCATCAGGGACAAGATTTGAGGAAACATTTAGTGACACTGATAAGATACCGCTTCATATTGCAGTAAGTACACAATATGGAATGACGGCAAGATTGGCTGACTACATTGTTCCTGATTGCACCTATTTAGATGGAATGTATTTCACATTAGGATATCATTTCTCACCAGTTAAAGTAAATGCTCTTAGAGCACCTGCTGTGACAAATCCTGCCGGAGTAACATTAGAGACCTTTTTAGCAGACACTGCTAAACGTTTAGGTATGGTAGGTTTTGGTGAAGGAGCAATACCTGATAAAAATGGAAAATTGCATCCGTTTCATATAAGTGAAGACTATTGTGCAAAGGCATATGCCAACATTGCATATAATGCTAAAACTCCGAGTGCATCAGCAGAAGAAATCAAGTTTGTTGAGGAAAATCACGTTTGCACGGATTTATTTAAAAAATCGATCACAGAAGAAGAGTGGGCAAAAGTATGTTATTTATTAGCTAGGGGTGGAGTCTTTGAGAACTATGAAGACGCATTTGATGCTGATGGGCTTCATAAACACACTCCTGCTCAACCGTTTTTCTTCTATAGTGATCGGTTGGCAAAAACTAAAAACCCAGCGACTGGCGAGCTGTGGCCAGATTTACCTCGCATTGATTTGCCAGGAAAAGATTTCTTTGGAAGATCCATTGATGAATTGGATGGACCTGAATACAATTTTTATCTAACATCAACAAAACATCCGACGATGACGAAGGGGAGATCACAGAATTTCTATTGGGCATTAGAAATTACGCCGGAAAACTACGTGGAAATCAATGTGAATGATGCTCAGAAGCTTGGTATAAATGATGGTGACAAGGTAAAGGTGTCATCTACAGTATTACCTAAGGGCGCAATAGGAAATGCTAAAGTCACAAATCTAGTTGCTGAAGGTGTTGTTGGTATCTACCACTCGTGGGGACAAAGAGGCTATGGTGCTACGGATGTCCAAATAGATGGAGCTGAGCAAGCAATCCAAGGTATGAAACTAGGCAAATGGAACGATAATCTCTTTGGTGAAGAGCTTAAAGGGTTTATCCATGGGAATCACGTAATCAAGGACTCCCGAAGAGGCAAAGGTATCTTTGCAAACGAGTTGTGTGGTTTGTTTGAGTATAATGGGAATCGAACCATAAGCGTTGATCCAACAAATGGAGCACCAAACTATTATTATCACAAAGTAAAGATTGAAAAGGTTTAAATTTCTCCCTTCTAAGTAAGTATATATTTTTTTTCCATAATAATAGTAGGAATGTAATTCCTACTATTATTATTTCTTACTTTAGTGTTATAGAGCATTTATAGATATTAATGTATACTAGATTGCAAGGGGGATTCGTTATGTTAAATAGGAAAACAATGATTTTTATGGCGATTATTCCGTTATTGTTGGGCACAATTTTCTTGTATGAAGTATTAAATCGTAATGATAAAGAATATGATGTTGTTTTTGCTGATCTAGAAGAATATAATAGCAAGCAAAATATAGAAGGTCAAAAGCTCAGAGTCGCCTTAGCTACTGGTATATCACCAAAAAGCAATTTGCAATATTACACTGATTTAATGCATTTTATTGAACAGAAAACAGGATTTCATATAGAAGTAATTCAACGGAAAAGTTACTCAGAGATTAATAATTTGTTATCCTTAAATTTAATAGATGTGGCACTAATTTGCTCTTCTAGCTATGTTATTCTCGAAAATGAAGTTGATTTGTTAGTTGCTCCTGAATTTCATGGAGAGCATCAATACCAATCATTTATAATCGTTAAGTCGGACAGTGATATTCATAGTTTTAATCAATTACAAGGGAAAACGTTTGCGTTTTCTGACCCAATATCTACAACAGGTTTTTTTTATCCTAAATCCCTATTGTTAAAGAGTAATCATACAATGGATAGTTATTTTGCGAATTATTTTTTTACTTACAGTCATGATAATTCTATTTATAGTGTTATAAATGGCTTAGCAGATGGGGCTGCTGTTGATAGTACAATTTTTCGGAAATTAACGAAACAAGACCCCTTGATATTAGAAAAACTTCGTGTCATAAATAGTTCACCTTATTATTGCAATTCGCCAATAGTAGCAAGTAAAAATTTAAGTCCCGATATTAAGAAACGTTTAATTGATGCACTTATTTCTATTAACGATAGTGCTGAAGATAAAGAACTGTTTCAGAAGTATGGCATTACGGGGTACCATGATGAAAAAACTGTTAATTATAAGGTAGTTAAAGATTTAGTACATGAGGTTCTAAATGAATCAAAATAATAATTTATTATATAAACTTTATGAACTAATAAAGCTTAATAGGCTATTGTCGATTCGTATAAAATTTATGGGTATTGTTGTACTGATGGTTTTATTACTTGGATATTCAAATCATTATGTTATTACTAAAAATCTATCCAATCTTATTGAAGAGCAATTACTGCAACATGCTAGGTCTCTTGGTGAGAATTTATCTGCTATAGTTGCCGATCCGGTTCTTACGAATAATCTTTACGAACTTCATAATATTATTGATAGGACGATTCGAGATGATATTCATGTCCGATATATTTTTATATTAGATACTAACAATAACATCGTTGTGAGCAGTCTCCCGGAACAATTACCGAAAGGGCTTCGTGAAATCAATGAAACAGTAAATAATGAGATTTCTATTAAAAGGCTACAAACAGACGAAGGAATAATATGGGATTTAGCGGCACCTATTGCCGATGGGTTGGCAGGCACATTACGTATTGCGATTACAGACGAGTATCGGGTACTTGGTATCAAACAAGTAACTAAGAATATTATTATAAGTTCATTTGTAATTATGTTTATATCACTTATATTGGCATATCTATTAACCCGCCTTTTGACAAAGTCTTTATTTACGCTTTACAACTTTACTAAACAACTGGGACAAGGAAAATACGATATACTTATAAAACCAGACATATGGGCTGGAAAAGAAATCAATAGCTTAAATAGTGCATTTTATGAAATGGTTAAGAATTTAAAGACTTTACGTGAAAAAGAAGAGAATGCGCAGAAGGCGAGAAAAAACTTGCTTCAAAAAACTATTAATGCCCAAGAAGATGAGCGGAAGAGGATTGCTAGAGAGCTACATGATGAGGCAAATCAACATTTAGCGGCTATAAACTATGGATTAGATAACTTACGGCATATAAATGATATAGATAGAATAAAAGCTGAAGCGCAGGAACTAAAAGTTCTTGTAAAAGAAGCATCCGATAGTTTGCGTGCTTTAGCATGGGAATTAAGACCAAAGTTGTTGGATGAATTTGGACTTGTATTAGCTATGAAAAAATATTTAGAATATTTACGTGTGCAATATGGCTTGATGATTAGTTTTACATCTAATGTTGACAGTATCCCTGTTCCGCATACTCATAAAATTTCAATTTACCGTATTGTACAAGAGGCACTTATAAATATCATCAAACATGCAAATGCAAAGAAAATTGAAGTTGCAATCCAAAAAAGTAAAGAAAATATTATTATAACTATAGATGATGATGGTATTGGTTTTGACCATTATGATAAAGAATCATTAGGAATATATGGGATGCATGAAAGGGCTACATTAATAGGTGGTAAACTGAATATAAACTCTAACGTTGGGGAAGGGACAACTGTATT includes the following:
- a CDS encoding molybdopterin dinucleotide binding domain-containing protein: MTNDNKEFEIEKETTDKDRASRKDFLKKAGMAGLAGAATLATSTFPVRANQDRKANKKLDSIGTELDHNVRNVYTNCLGCDHRCGVRVRVEDDRITRVQGNPYSPQNMAFDEIEYATPAKESLKKAGRICLKGGSAAHVAHDPYRIIKPLKRKGPRGSDQWEVISWNQLIEEVVEGGKLFKHIGEDRHVEGLREVRSFDPVDPLQPELGPKANQVLFANGGGGYQQPRPGLITRWTDSYGTINYVDHTDACQLGWYMGFRFANDFKADNWRPDYINAKFIMTMGITVFTGGKPGLIGISSLATKRVEEGQLKMVTIDPKAPRTKLAKWVPVKPGRDMSILLGMTRWIFENGKFDTKFLENTSEKAAKADKEKTYSGATYLVMPEKRRHVRGKDIGYSGDDAEKYVVLDPQTKEMKLFDQVDHGELFYTGELELEGKKTQVKTGLTVWKELTYEHTLDEYAEDAGVSKATIIELATEFTSYGKQAATDSYRGLGHQPGGAYIGWAMWMMNNLIGNIGHKGGLVKAGGNFDYTKGYYDLKLSGAPKKEGVRLDRRQFEYENTTEYKNLVAANKNPYPSKLPWYPLNIRGGAWCEMFMGADHKYPYPAKIAITYWADLVYNSPSGTRFEETFSDTDKIPLHIAVSTQYGMTARLADYIVPDCTYLDGMYFTLGYHFSPVKVNALRAPAVTNPAGVTLETFLADTAKRLGMVGFGEGAIPDKNGKLHPFHISEDYCAKAYANIAYNAKTPSASAEEIKFVEENHVCTDLFKKSITEEEWAKVCYLLARGGVFENYEDAFDADGLHKHTPAQPFFFYSDRLAKTKNPATGELWPDLPRIDLPGKDFFGRSIDELDGPEYNFYLTSTKHPTMTKGRSQNFYWALEITPENYVEINVNDAQKLGINDGDKVKVSSTVLPKGAIGNAKVTNLVAEGVVGIYHSWGQRGYGATDVQIDGAEQAIQGMKLGKWNDNLFGEELKGFIHGNHVIKDSRRGKGIFANELCGLFEYNGNRTISVDPTNGAPNYYYHKVKIEKV
- a CDS encoding sensor histidine kinase, translated to MNQNNNLLYKLYELIKLNRLLSIRIKFMGIVVLMVLLLGYSNHYVITKNLSNLIEEQLLQHARSLGENLSAIVADPVLTNNLYELHNIIDRTIRDDIHVRYIFILDTNNNIVVSSLPEQLPKGLREINETVNNEISIKRLQTDEGIIWDLAAPIADGLAGTLRIAITDEYRVLGIKQVTKNIIISSFVIMFISLILAYLLTRLLTKSLFTLYNFTKQLGQGKYDILIKPDIWAGKEINSLNSAFYEMVKNLKTLREKEENAQKARKNLLQKTINAQEDERKRIARELHDEANQHLAAINYGLDNLRHINDIDRIKAEAQELKVLVKEASDSLRALAWELRPKLLDEFGLVLAMKKYLEYLRVQYGLMISFTSNVDSIPVPHTHKISIYRIVQEALINIIKHANAKKIEVAIQKSKENIIITIDDDGIGFDHYDKESLGIYGMHERATLIGGKLNINSNVGEGTTVLLSLEINVEEIE
- a CDS encoding class I SAM-dependent methyltransferase, translated to MSAFDKVASNYDIWLEHAIGGFVYTVEKELLWHALQPTEGQTCLDLGCGTGIISMYFAEKGLQVTGIDISQAMIDVANSKILQYPHLSVKYQIADISLLPFDNDTFDYVIGNTVIEFVQNPKKVITEAMRVVKKGGRISIGCIQKESPWGLLYLDQGQNPDSIFSKAKFYTKTDIDFFYHKTPKYSYGLMLHPNELINMKDTDIHDLKEIELARSGKYPDSNAGFLVATWFKE
- a CDS encoding 4Fe-4S dicluster domain-containing protein, encoding MKNKLVLNRRKFLHATSGVLLTGAALTVSGCELEEQVPIKAHCGMIMDASKCIGCMACVAACKSENNVPLGVSRTRVVDGEQGSYPNGNRIFKPELCNQCENAPCIEPCPVGATFKNERGLVVIDQTKCISCGLCVQACPYSARFIHKMANSADKCDLCEKRRQQGLMPACAEVCTTAARIFGKVTDKDTKFAQLLKRSDLSVAKPELNTKPQIYYIGI
- a CDS encoding polysaccharide deacetylase family protein translates to MPVSKHVLLTFDDGPSRQLIPILNILKEKRVRAMFFWNTKLLYKERPWQRVIREGHIIATHCHSHKKLDNLTKEQQYKQIKTSITILEDITRIKVKYFRPPYGRFNEDTMVILRDLNVLPVMWDISSCDWINKEAPENIICNVISHISDGSIILLHELKQTVTILPRLIDEIRKQGFHFTLL
- a CDS encoding molybdopterin-dependent oxidoreductase; translation: MNKQPKECTLSRRDFFKTSAFLGGTGFLATTFPLATKSYASQLTSKNEYPYTNSENILYSSCLQCTTACSIKTKIHDGVVMKIDGNPYSPMTFAKNIPYELSPEDVTHIDGKLCAKGQAGIQHVYDPYRVRKVLKRNGPRGSNEWITIPFDQAIEEIVNGGKLFSAIGEDREVEGLKDIYTLRDAKVAKEMAADIAKIRKKEMTVKEFQDKHRDNLHVLIDPEHPDKGPKNNQFLFQVGRIHNGRKEFTTRFVKDSFGSVNWIEKTTLCSQTVNKAWTKSTSTFENGKWTGGVKTPRPDHANTEFLIVFGSIIFEANYGPVQQSEPITEGLESGRLKLAVVDPRMTKVASKAWKWVPMKPGGDGAFGLGMIRWILENERYDKNFLQNSTAAAAKAAGEPGLSDATYLVKIEGGRATKQLRADEIGIGTKDQLVVLVDGKPVAVNPNDSEQIIRGELFVDALLETGIQVKTPLQLIKEQAYSKSVVEWAEIAGAEEKDIVELAREFTSYGKKACVEFNRGVYKHTNGWHAAQALIALNILIGNFDWKGGTARPGGGWTYDGSKEGQQYPIGKLHTNKLSSFGIPITKEGWQYEESTLFSGYPAKRPWYPFSGNVAQETWPAINDEYPYPMKAVLISSHTPIYSIPGGQAQLKTLLDVKKVPLLISCDIVIGDTSMYADYIFPDVTYLERWGTPQQSHHTRVRSSHVRQPVIAPLTDTTTVFGEEVPLCLESLMMAVAEKLNLSGFGKDAFAKGSGLYRPEDYYFKLITNIAYGNGPGDEVPDANETEMELFRKTRSFFPKYVFDEDRWKKTITAEEWKKFVYIMNRGGRFQSYQDSYDGDFIKSKFKYTRFYIEDVANARHSMTGEYFYGYPIYEPIKDSMGNEVKDQEQFQLVTYKEAWGTQSRTISNYWGQLSILPENYVVMNKMDADALNISDGDMVRVTSTSNPEGTHLLDNEKSRPIVGKVQAIQGIRPGVIGISTHFGHWGYGSNDVNVDNQVIKGDARRGLGIHPNPLFRLDEHLNGTPLSEPIGGSVSFFDSRVNIRKV
- a CDS encoding substrate-binding domain-containing protein yields the protein MLNRKTMIFMAIIPLLLGTIFLYEVLNRNDKEYDVVFADLEEYNSKQNIEGQKLRVALATGISPKSNLQYYTDLMHFIEQKTGFHIEVIQRKSYSEINNLLSLNLIDVALICSSSYVILENEVDLLVAPEFHGEHQYQSFIIVKSDSDIHSFNQLQGKTFAFSDPISTTGFFYPKSLLLKSNHTMDSYFANYFFTYSHDNSIYSVINGLADGAAVDSTIFRKLTKQDPLILEKLRVINSSPYYCNSPIVASKNLSPDIKKRLIDALISINDSAEDKELFQKYGITGYHDEKTVNYKVVKDLVHEVLNESK